TCCGCATCACTTTTCAGGCCAAACGTCGTCCCAGGCAGCACCTCGGTCACAAAAGGAAAATACCACTTCCCCGAGTGACTCACCATCAACGCCCGTTTCCCGACGATCAGCGTGTCCAGCGACGCCACAGCACCCAGCGCCAACAAAATCACGAACGCCACATAACCGCGTCGAATGGCACGGAAGCGCCGCAGCTTCTTCGCCGTCTGTGGACTGATGTTCCAGGCCGTTTTGCCAGTGAATAGCAACACCAGCGCTGAAATAAAAATCACGCCGCAGGCCAACCAGCCCAGTACGCCACCAAACACAAACGGCACCTTCAAAACAGGCACACTCAGTTTCAATACGCGTAGCACCGCCGCCAAGATGGCGTAGGCGAGCAGTAGAAAGCCGGTGGTGCGAGGATTCATCGTTTCATCATTCAAAGCGCACTCGCGGGTCCGTCACCGCGACAAAGAAGTCGGACAAAATGTTCCCCAGCACGATCAAGATCACATCCAGCGTGATGATGCCCATCACCAGCGGGTAATCGCGGTCACTGATGCTCTGGATCGTCAGCATGCCGAAGCCGTCGATCTGGAAAATGCGCTCGATCAGCATCGAACCACTCACAAACACCAGCGTCACGTTCCCCAGCGTCGTCGCAATGGGGATGAGCGAATTCCGCAGCGCATGCCCCAGCACTGCACGGCGATAGCTCACCCCTTTCGCGATGGCGGTGCGCACGTAATCCGCCGCGAGGTTGTCCATGAGATTGTTTTTCATCATCATGGTCATCAAAGCGAAGTTGCTGATCATGTAACAGGCCAGCGGCAACATCGCGTGATGGGCTAGATCCCAAATTTTCTCACTCAGACTCAAGCTGGCGAAGTTTTCACTCGTAAAGCCCTCCGTCGGGAACCAGCCCATGCGTGCGGCGAGGTACACGACAAGCAAACTACCCAGCAAGAACCCAGGGATCGCGTAGCCGATGAAAATGAGGATCGAAGTCGCGTTATCGACCACCGTGCGGTGCTTGATCGCCTTCAAGACTCCTAGCGGGATGCAGACGATGTACGTCAGCACAAAGGTCATCAGCCCGTAAAACAGCGACACAGGCATTTTGGAGAGCATCATGTCGAGCACGCGGAGGTTGTAGCTCGTGCTGAGGCCAAAGTTGCCTTGAAGGATGCCATTGAAGTCCGGGCGAAAAACCGCCACGCGCTGCTTTTCCGCTTCCACACGCGTTTTCCAGCCATCTACCTTTCCAGTGCTCAGTTTGCCTGTTATCGTCACGGTGGCCTGAGTGACCTTGTAGGCGTTATTGGGCTTCCATTCGGCTTTGGGCAGCAAAACCTTCAAAGTGATCGGAAGCTCCGTTTTGCCGTCTTCGAACTTCACGAACTGCTTCGACTCCTCACGCGGCCAAATGCCCAACCACACGCAGTACGCCGGAAAAAACGGCCTATCGAAGCCATAATAGGCCGCGAGCTGCTCCTTTTGCTCCTCACTGAGCGAGCCACCCGCATCACGCCCACCACCACTGCGGTCGCCCATGGCCAGCGCCTGCTGCATCGCCTTTTCCATCGGTCCGCCGGGCACAATCCGCGTCAAACCAAAGACCACCAGCGTCGCACCGATCAAAGTCGGCAGCAGCAACATGAGGCGGCGGATGAAGTAGGCGGTCATTCAGCAGTGAAAAAGCGAGGAGACAGAAAGTTTGAGGCAGTACGGTCCAGCACACAAGACTTTGTGCGTGTTTTACTCCGTGATGAAGAAAAAGATGATCCCCGAGTTTTTTCTTGCCCCCAGAACAGTCAATCGCTCTAAGTGGCGGCCTATGGATTTGAATATTTCCCTGACTCCGGTTTTGGCTGCTCGTGGCGGTGGTATCGGCGGCATCGTCCGCTGGTTCATCCAAGTGGTCATCTATGATATTTGCGTGACGACGATCGCCGAGGTGCTCGGTGTGAGCCGCCTCATCGCTCTCTTTATCTTCCTCGGCATCTTGCTGCTGATCAGCTTCGGCGGCTACTTGCTGCGCAAGAAGATGAGCGGCCAGGCGGATGGGGATTTGTGATCGCGGTATCGCGGACACGTTTTCCCACCGTACAGGAGGCCTGACCTCACACTCTATGCGCCACCAAAGTACTGCACGCTCCGGCTTTCTCCACGCTGCGTCTCGACATGGCGGAGGGGGAGCGCATCCTGGCGCAGCCAGGGGCGATGCAGGCGATGACGCCGGGCTTTCACATCGAGGTAAAGGCCGGGCTACAGATGCAGGGCAAAAGCGGTGTAGCAGGTGGTGTGCGCAGCTTCTTCGGTGGTGAGAGTTTTTTCACGGTGTGCTACCAGGCGAAGCGTGATGAGCAGCACATCATGCTGGCACCGGAGCAGATGGGAGAAATCCGTGCCCTGGAGGTCACACCGGAGTCCACACTGCTGCTGGCTCGCGGTGCTTTTTTAGCCTGCACACCTGAGCTTTCCTTTGAGCTGCATAATGCGGGTATGCATGGCCTGCTGGCCACGCGGGGGCTGTTTTTCCTGAAGACAGCGGGCACGGGCACACTCTTTGTCTCCAGCTATGGTGGCGTGATCGAGCAGACGCTGGCGGAGGGGGAGCGCTTCGTGCTGGATAATCGGAACATCGTGGCTTTCACCGGTGGGATGGCCTTTGAGTCCGTGGTGCTGACGAAGTCGATCAAGGACTCGCTTTTCTCCGGCGAGGGCTTCGTGGTGCGCTTCACCGGTCCTGGCAAAGTGGTGTATCAGACACGGGCGCGGCCCTCGATGGGCTTGATCCGTGGCTTCATCCAGTCGGTGACCTGATCGCTATGATGCAGGATCTCCCAGAGCTGACTTTGGAAAAACCCCGGCGGCTGGTCACGCCGACACGCAAGTCTCTGCTGTCCCTCTTTCAGGCCAGTGAGGCACGCTCGCGGCTGTGGATCGCGCTGGAGGTGCTGCTCATCGCCGTCGGTGCGGCGTGGTGGGCTGCGCAGCCACACAGCATCCCAGGCTGGCATTTTGCGCTGCTCTTTGCGGTGGGTTTCCTGGGCTTGTTCGACTTTGTGCCGCAGGTACTGACCACCAATCGCAAGCGCCTGGAGGACGTGCGACCAGAGGCGAAGCTGGGGCCACACACGCGTGACTCACTGCTCGCCGCCGTGCAGCGTGTGAAGGAGCGGCTGGGCTACTCACACCGCCCGGTGCGGGTCTATTTGGCCAAAGAGAAGGACGTCAATGCGCTGGCCATGCGGCTCGATCTGCTGCCGGGCTGGAATCTTTTCAACAGCGTGCAACTGAATCGCTCCATCGTGCATTTACTCGATGAAAAGGAGCTCGAGTCGGTCATCGGGCACGAGCTAGGCCACGTCTTCGCCTACTCGCCGCTACCCAGCCGCTGCATGCTCATTCACGGCTTGCTCTCCGGCGTGCTGACACTGGTGATCGCGCAGTTGCTCCAGAATTACGAGATCTATCTCGGAGCACCGCTCTTCGCGCTTGGTATGGTGCGGTGGGTGGCATTCCGCACCTGGGTGAGTCAGATCCGGCTGGTCGAGTTCCTCTGTGACGACCACGGAGCCCGCGCCGCAGGCCTCATCCCCGCCATGACGACGGAGATCAAACTCGGTCTGGAGCACGAAGCCCGCACCTCACTGCTACTCCGCGTGCTGGAGGCCAAGCTCAGCAACGCCACCCATGTGCCCATCCAGGACCTACTCCAGTCGTATGAAGATGCCCTGCCCTTCGGCGGTGTGCGCACGGAGGAGGCACGGCAGCAGCTGGAACAAAGCATCCGCCAAAAGCTCACCAAAAGCGATGAGACCTCCCTCATGGGCTTTTTCCACTTCCTCAAAGGTGACAACACCGACCACGAAGCACTCCAAGAGCAAGTCACCGAGCTGCGCACCGTGCAGCGTGTCGCCAAAGTGCCCGTGGAGCTGCCGGAGGTGCTGCATGATCCGCGCCGCCTCCTCGAGCCCACCGTCCACGCCATCGAGTCCCACCCAGACCGCGTGCTCGTGCGGCTCGCAGAGGAAATCAGCGATCTCGGCTCCACGCACCCGAACACCTCACGCCGCCTGCTCTACCTCTGGCGGAATCGCGATGCCATCCTCCGTGCCAGTTGACAGCATTTTCAGCGCAGCGAAAGGCTGCTGCATGCTCCGTGCCGCGCTCGTCATCACCACTGCCTGCTTCTTTCTCGCAGCCTGCGGCGTCAGCCATGGCCCGGTCTCCGGTGGCACGCTGCGGCAGCTCCAGTCCCAGGCTGTCACCGTC
This genomic stretch from Verrucomicrobiaceae bacterium harbors:
- a CDS encoding ABC transporter permease, which codes for MTAYFIRRLMLLLPTLIGATLVVFGLTRIVPGGPMEKAMQQALAMGDRSGGGRDAGGSLSEEQKEQLAAYYGFDRPFFPAYCVWLGIWPREESKQFVKFEDGKTELPITLKVLLPKAEWKPNNAYKVTQATVTITGKLSTGKVDGWKTRVEAEKQRVAVFRPDFNGILQGNFGLSTSYNLRVLDMMLSKMPVSLFYGLMTFVLTYIVCIPLGVLKAIKHRTVVDNATSILIFIGYAIPGFLLGSLLVVYLAARMGWFPTEGFTSENFASLSLSEKIWDLAHHAMLPLACYMISNFALMTMMMKNNLMDNLAADYVRTAIAKGVSYRRAVLGHALRNSLIPIATTLGNVTLVFVSGSMLIERIFQIDGFGMLTIQSISDRDYPLVMGIITLDVILIVLGNILSDFFVAVTDPRVRFE
- a CDS encoding TIGR00266 family protein, which produces MAEGERILAQPGAMQAMTPGFHIEVKAGLQMQGKSGVAGGVRSFFGGESFFTVCYQAKRDEQHIMLAPEQMGEIRALEVTPESTLLLARGAFLACTPELSFELHNAGMHGLLATRGLFFLKTAGTGTLFVSSYGGVIEQTLAEGERFVLDNRNIVAFTGGMAFESVVLTKSIKDSLFSGEGFVVRFTGPGKVVYQTRARPSMGLIRGFIQSVT
- a CDS encoding M48 family metalloprotease, whose amino-acid sequence is MMQDLPELTLEKPRRLVTPTRKSLLSLFQASEARSRLWIALEVLLIAVGAAWWAAQPHSIPGWHFALLFAVGFLGLFDFVPQVLTTNRKRLEDVRPEAKLGPHTRDSLLAAVQRVKERLGYSHRPVRVYLAKEKDVNALAMRLDLLPGWNLFNSVQLNRSIVHLLDEKELESVIGHELGHVFAYSPLPSRCMLIHGLLSGVLTLVIAQLLQNYEIYLGAPLFALGMVRWVAFRTWVSQIRLVEFLCDDHGARAAGLIPAMTTEIKLGLEHEARTSLLLRVLEAKLSNATHVPIQDLLQSYEDALPFGGVRTEEARQQLEQSIRQKLTKSDETSLMGFFHFLKGDNTDHEALQEQVTELRTVQRVAKVPVELPEVLHDPRRLLEPTVHAIESHPDRVLVRLAEEISDLGSTHPNTSRRLLYLWRNRDAILRAS